GATGCGCGGGATCGGCTCGCGCGGATTCTCCCCGTCCAGCCAGCGCCGGACCCGTGAGGTGTCCGTCGAGATGTGGTTGGCACCCAACTGGCGTGCCCGGCGGTTCACTTGGCGCGCCAGTTCGCCCTTGGACCAGCCGCTGCGCACGAACCACGAGCCGAGCAGCTCATTCGGGCGCTTGTCGGCGCTGGCCGGTGTCGTCGCGCTTCCGCCGTTGCCGCCCACTGGAACGCCCCCATCCCTGAGACCACTTGTTCGCCGAGTGCGCCAAGCCCTATCAGAATGCCGGTAAATAGGCTCCGTGTCCGACAGTTCTCACCCTTCGAACGGGAAGCCGAGTTGCCTCCGGCATACCCACGAGCGCATGTGCTCCCAGGTCTCGTGCACTCAAAGTAATCCTACGATCACGCCTCCGGCCATGGGGATCCAGGAAACGCCACCATTCGCCACCCCTTCGAATGAACTCACGGGCGGCTGCACAGGATTCACTTGACAGAGGACGGCTGGGAGTGGGCGGAGCGGTGCACGCGAGGGCGCGCACCGCCGAGCGCACCACCCGAGGCACTTCTGGGCGCCGACCGGAGCCGGTGAGGGCGGACAGGGGTGACGGGCAGCCGGAAACGCAGGGTTACGTTCTGGTCGCAGCTCGTAACCACCGGCGCGTCGGACCCGTTGGAGGGGGCATGGGCTTCACGATCGGCAGCAGCCGGGGTATCCGCGAGATCCGGACCGGCACGCGTCGCCGCGGCCGGTCGTCCGAGTGCACCGCCGTGGCCGAGTACACCGGCCTCTGGGGCTGGGACGTGGCCGCCGGCGCCCGCGCGGCCGGCGGCGCCTGCTCCTGCGGCCTGACCGACTGCCCCGCGCCGGGCGCCCACCCCCTGAGCTTCGCGCCCCGGGTCGCGGCCGGCGCCACCCTCGACGAAGTCACCGACACCTGGGGCCAGTTCCCGGGCGCCGCGGTCATGCTCCCCGTGGGCCGCGCCTTCGACGTGATCGAGGTCGCCGAACCGGCCGGCCGCCGGGCCCTGGTCCGGCTGGAACGCATGGGCCTCCCCCTCGGCCCGGTCACCGCCACCCCGGAGGGCCGCGCCCAGTTCTTCGTCGCCCCCGGCGCCGCCGCCGAACTCCCCGAACTCCTCTACCGCATGGGCT
The DNA window shown above is from Streptomyces sp. NBC_01451 and carries:
- a CDS encoding bifunctional DNA primase/polymerase, with the translated sequence MGFTIGSSRGIREIRTGTRRRGRSSECTAVAEYTGLWGWDVAAGARAAGGACSCGLTDCPAPGAHPLSFAPRVAAGATLDEVTDTWGQFPGAAVMLPVGRAFDVIEVAEPAGRRALVRLERMGLPLGPVTATPEGRAQFFVAPGAAAELPELLYRMGWDDAALDLHGLGSGTYLTAPPSDRGGLGPVTWLRPPALDTATRPPAARLLLGTLAYVAHRSRA